From Paraglaciecola sp. L1A13:
TAAACATGCCTCAGCGACAGAGCAAGAAGTCGAAAACGGTGCATTAGCAGACAAGCGTTTAGAATTAGCTCAGCGGGCGTGGCAACAAAGTTCTAGCGCCAAAAAACAAGCTGAAACGATTTATCAACAATGTCAGCATAAGCGCGATGACGCCGATAAAAATTTACATCGAGCGAGGCTTGCTACTAGACAAGGGAAGGATCATTTACAGCAATTACATAAACAGCTTTCCCCAGAGCAAGACAGTTTACGTCAATTTCTACGTGACAATAAGCCAGGCTGGGAGCACAGCATAGGTAAGTTAATTGTAGAGCCTTTGCTAGAGCGAAAAGACTTATCTCCTGAATTGATAGCAGCACACAGTAATGAGTACGCCAATAATCTATTGGGCGTTCAGCTAGACATGTCGGTGATTGATGCACCAGCTTACGCCCAAGACGAAACGGCTTTACGGGTGGCGCTCGAGCATGCAACCAAACATTTACTGGGTGCTGAAAAACACCAGAAGCAGGCAGAGTCAGAGCTAGACCAGCTTCATCAAGAGTCAGAAATACAGCGTGAAATGGTGGCTGAATGCAATAGAGCCTTCGAACAAGCAGAGCAAGAAGTTAGTTATGCACAAAGTGCCAAACAGCGTTTTGCCGATGAACTAAAAATTGCATTGGAGAAGCGACGCAAACAAGCGCAACACGCATTGCAAACCCTTTTGCATGAAAAACAACAGATAGTCGAACAAAAAACGGCAGCTATTGCTTTACTTAAATCTGATTATGATGAGCAATTACTTGAGTTTAAATCCGGCTGGCAAGACGAACTGGCGAATTTAGATGAGCAAATTGAGGAGTTAGAAAAGCAAGTCGAGCAGAAGCGTCAGCAAAATCGTGATCAAATTAAACAATTAGAAGATGCGTTTAATCAAGAGTTGGCAAATAAAGATATTGATCCGAACACGCTAAAAAACCTGAAAAAACAAATAGAAACTCTGAAAAGTCATATTCAACTTGTGACTAGTCGCAGGGAAGAGCTAAATGAATATAAAACATTTATGCAGTCCGATTGGCTGAAACAACGGCCATTACTACTAGAACAAGAAGCTGATCTTAAAGCACTATCCCAGCAACTGGCTCAACAACAAACGACGTTGCAGCGCCAATATCAAAACAAGCGTGCTGAGCTAAATCAGGCGTTGTCTGTAATTGAGAAACGCTTAACTGCTTGTGGGTCCTTGGTAGCCGAAATAGAGCCTATGGTGCGGCAGTTGGCAAATATCGTATTTTCATTCAAGGCTAATGACGACCACGAAATTAATGTAGGCGATCAAGCAGAGCGCATTAGTCGTTGTACAGAAGCACTTGAGAGCCGCAGTCGCGGCGAGAAAAAACTTAAAGAAGCGTTAACTGAGTTTGAAGCAAATCTCGGGAAAGATGCAGGAAAAGACTTTTTAGACACTATGCTGCAAGCTTTTGCCGTATTAGATGAAGATGCTAACGTGCGAGATAGGTTGCCCATTTTACAACGTTTATTGAGTATCTTGGCCTCACGTCAGCGACAGATTGTGGAGCAAGGTGAAACTATAGGTGGCGATTTGAATAAGTTCTTTACGGTTTTCAGTGATATTAACCGTAAAATTTCATTGCAAAGCAAACGCTTAACCGACGAAGTGTCAGATGATTTAACACTCGATGGCATCGCGCGTTCTGAAGTAAAAATCATCTCTACCGTTGACGAGCTAAATTTCTGGACACCCCTTAAGCGTTTTGCTCAGCAATATGATAATTGGAATAAATCAGATGCTTTCCTACCGAGCGAAGCTTACTTAGATACGTTAGCTGATGTGGTAGAAGTACTGCCTAACGATGCAAATTACAGTATTGAATCGTTGCTGCGTCTCGAGCTGCACTTAAATGAAGGTGGCTCGGATTTAGTGATCAAGAATGACCGCCAGCTTTTAGAGTCATCAAGTCATGGAATGGCGTATCTGATTTTATGCAAGTTCTTGTTAGCGTTTACGCGTTTATTACGTAACGAAGCCAACATTGATATTCATTGGCCCATCGATGAAATAGGTACGTTGGCCTATCATAATGTTGAAAAACTATTCACGGCTTGTGATGCCAATCACATCCATATTCTAGGGGCATTCCCTAACCCTGAGTCAGATGTACTCATGTTGTTTAAGCATCGTTATTTAATCGATAAACAACGACAACGCCTGGAAAAAATAGAACCTAAGCTCAGCCGTATCGCCGAGCGTTTGCAGCAAAATACCAATACCACCCATGACAAATCGCAGGTGACAGTATGATAGAGAATGGTCCACTATTAGAACGTTTATTAGAAGGCGAGTTTATTTGCGCTGTTACCGATGAACACAGTTTTCATAAGCTGCAGAACGCACAATTAGTAGAGGATCTTAATCACTTCTTGCGTCCGTTAAATCGCCGCGTCGCCAAGAGTGAAGACGGTGCAGTGTATTTTTTAGCTTATTGTGATTTAAACCAGCATGCCCGTCATCAACTTAGCCAACAGTTTAATGCAACAGTGCAGTCATTGTTACCAATGCTGGAATGGATGCAGTTGGTGCAAGAAGCTATGGGCAGAGATGGTGCACTTGGGGCAGGCGATACCATAAAATTGCAGGATTTTGAGTCTAAAGTGGTAGATAACCAATCACTTATTCAGCGCTTGGCGCAGTTATCAAACGATAAGCTGTTTAAGTCCACCAGTGATAAGTCTGATATGCAAATTAAACAAGTGTTTAAGCGTATTAAAGAACTCGGTTATTTGTATCAGCCCCATAAAGACCGTCTATTTTATATTGTTACCGGTAAGGTTGAGCAATTGATTGAATTGGTGCGTTTCATTAAAGATGAAGAAAATGTGCCCATTAATGATGATGCACCTGAGCAAGAGGCGATGTTTTGAGTGCATCAGGTGAAGCCATCAAAAACGCTAAAAGCGGTGCACAAAGTAATCCTTTGTTTCAGCTAGGTAAAGAGCGATTAGAGCTGATAGGAAAACATGCAGATGCCTTGATGCAGGGTTACTTGCAAGGCCATATTGACGAGGGCAGTTTTACCCAACAAGCCCTTGATAAATTAATCAATGGTCGTATTTTGTGGCGTCCTGATGAGCAACACCCGCTCAGTTTGCGGCCAAATATTAACGAACTCATTGCCGGTTTAACCCAGGATGAACGCAAGCGACAGATCAATTCTGATGTGGGCGAGCATCTTGATCTAATTCACACTCGTGTACAGTCATTACAAGCTGCCAGACAAAAAGGTGATTATGCGGCCAGCGAGCACCATCTGCAGCTGTTAACTGAGCGGGTTCATGATATGACAGGTCAGTTTGGCGATGCTATTGAAAGTCTTTGGCATCGACTAAATACTGAGTTTGGATTTGTCAGCAGTTTAGACGACAAAATATTAGAAATTGAACTCGCCCAGCGTCAGCTACGGCGGATATTGGATGGATTTAAAATCATCAATTTTGATGATTTGATCCAACTAGCAGGCAGTGACGGCACTTTACGTAAGTTGCTGGTTAGCCAGTTGCAAGCACGTATTTCTGAGCATTCAGGCTCACTGTTTGAGGTACAAAAGCGTTTAATATTATTAATGGCACGTTTTCGACATCAACAAGAGCGCGCGCTTCTAGTGAATCGCATGAGCGCTTTTTTACGTCAACATCCAAATTTTAAAGTAGGTGATTATTCTAATCGAAGTAATGTGCCTGGGGTTATTAATCAAGCCCATGGGATCCACGCGCAGGGGTTTATTGCACTCGACAGACCTCAAGATAGCTACGCTTTAGCTGAACTAGCACGTGCCATACCCAGAGACTTAACTCCGCCACAGCATTCGGAAAAACAAACCCGAGGGTTTGATACCGGTATACAAGATTTAGTGGCGACGGAACAAAAACAGCTGGCGAAAGACGTTGAAGATTTTTTCTTGCAGGTCATCGATTCAACTCAAGCCATTAGTGGTGTCGAATACCTCGCGGAAAAAGAATTACCCTGGGAGGCCGAGATGTGGTTATTCCAAATTGTGGCGGAATACGAAGGCTTGCCACAGCAAAACAAACAAAGCTTTATTCTGGAAAAAGACAGCGCGCGGAAAAGTCCGTTTAATCATTTGCATATCATTCATGATGTCAACTTGGGTATGCGCTTCTTTGGTGATTTTCAGGCTGCAGGCTGATAAGAACAATGGGCTCTATGGTTGTTGAATGCAATAAAATAGAAAATATCTCAGCATCAGATATTATTTATTTCGCTAAAAAATCTGCGATCATTTAATCCAATTGAGCTTCTCCTGCCACTGTAAAATATCGAATCGATAGCCAATATTTTAATATTATTTATATTGGAGTTAACTGCTAGCGTTATTATCGATGTTTTGACGTCAGATTAATTCGTTTTTAAGGGCTGGCGAATTTAGAACTTACTTTCTGATTTTAAGAGCAACGATACTTTATTTATAAAAGTTAAACAGGATTATGTGATGAAAACTATTCAAGCTCAGTACCATGGTGATCAACTTCAATTAAATCAATGTGCAGATCTATTAGTAAGTGATCAAGAGATTTTAATTTCAGTTAAAACTGCGGGTATTAATCCTGTAGATACCTATATTGTTGCGGGGGCTAACGGCTATACGGCGACTTTTCCACATACGCCCGGCATGAATGCAGCAGGAGAGATCATTGCATTAGGCACTAACGTTTCTGGCTTTAAGGTTGGTCAGCGTGTTTATTGTTCAGGTTCTATTACTGGCACCTGTGCTGAACTTGTATTAGCTAGCCCATCACAGGTTTTTCCGCTCCCTGATGCGCTTAGTTTTGAACAAGGTGCTTGTTTAGGTACTCCTTATGCGACAGCTTGGCGCGCTTTGTTTGTTCGAGCAAATTGTCAGGCAAGTGAAACAGTATTTATTCATGGGGCTAGTGGTGGTGTTGGTTTGGCAGCACTTCAGTTAGCTAAAGCAGCAGGTTGTAAAGTCTTTGCAAGCGCTAGTTCTAAACAGGGAAGAGCGTTGTTGAAACAACAAGGGGCTGATCTCGTCGTAAACCATCATGACCCTAAGCATTATCAAGTTTTACAAGAAGCAGGTGCAATAGATGTTATTTTGGAAATGCTTGCTAATCAAAATTTAGGGGATGATCTTCCTTTACTTGCTCTAGGTGGTAGAGTTGTGGTCATTGGCAGCCGAGGTTCGGTTGAAATTAACCCTCGTGATTTGATGTCTAAAGATGCTTGTATCATGGGAATGGCGATGGCACATGCTAGCCCAACCCAGTTAACAAAAATACATGCGGCATTATTCGCTGGTGCAGAAGCAGGATTTGTTAAACCTGTGATAGCCAAACGTTTTGTATTAGCGGATACCGCTGCAGCCCATGTCGCGGTCATGGAGTCTGGGGCAATGGGGAACATCGTAATTAATGTTTAATAATTAATGTTCAAAAATCAAATCTTCGTTATATAAAGATAAAAATATAGAGATATACCGTAATCAACCCCATGTAATTCTAGCTAATTTTCAAGCTTTTAATTACTAACCAGAGCAAAGATAGCAAGAGCAAAGTATAGCAAGAGGTAATGGGTAGTATTCTTTATAGATCCCCACAAGGTGGGGGGGTTAGGTTTTATATCCTTCTTGAGCCTTTATACCCATGCGAGGCCAATATTAGCCTCACATGGGCAATAAATAATACCACGTTAAATATTAAATACTTCTCGTCGCCATAGCCGGTGAAATGCTCATGGCTCTGCACGCCGGTTTAATCACGGCAAGCTGACTGATCACAAGTAGAATAATTACTCCAAGTGGTAGGTAATATAGCGGCAGTGGGGTAAGCGCGTACGCGTTTACTAAAAAAATATTTAACGCTAATGTGAGTAGGGTTCCGAGCGAAGCACCCATGGTGCATAACAGTGCATTTTCGAGCATGAAATGTTGTAAAATTTGTCGTTTACTCGCACCTAACGCTCTGCGAATGCCGATCTGTTGCCTGCGTTTGTCAATATTGAAACTTGCCAAGCCTGCCACACCCATCGCTGTCACAAAGGCAAGCACCACGATTACAATAAGTAATATGCTTACGGTCGCTATATCTGCCGCATAAATTTCATCTTTAGCTTGTTGTATGCTCTTAACTTTACGGATAACACGTTGGGTGTTTTCTTTGGCCAAGGTCGCAGGTAGGGTTTGCATTATCTCATTGAGTCGCCCTGGTTGTGTGCGAATAACGTACCGTGCTGAATTGTGGGTAACCCGGGCAGGCGAGATAATTGTTTGTTCAACATGAGGCCAGTCAACCCAAGGCGCGTGTAACTTTTCTACGATACCTTTAACAATAATGGGGGTATTTTGATTTACATAAATTGTTTTTCCCACCGCGATTTGCCATTGATTATCGCCAAATAAAGCCATTGCGGTGGCTTTACTCAGTAACACGTGACTTGGCCACTGACTATCGGCTTCATTAAGCCAAAGCGTATCTTGTTGGTTAAAGTTGTCTCCTGCTACCAGTTTTAAACCAAAGGTATTGATACCGTGCTCATCAAATTTGTAACTGGCGGCAGGCACTAACTGCGCGTCATTTTTGGGGGTGGTTTGGATCTCATACCAATTGCCACTATCAGATAGCGGAAATGAATTGGCTTGTACCCCATCAATAACACCTTGTGTAGAACGAATAAGCGCTAAATCCCGTTCGATACTCGCCCTTGGATTAAAGTCTTGCGTGAAGCCCGAACTGGTCATAAAGAAGGTATTTTGTTCATCAATACCACTGCTGCGCTCGATATGTAAATAGCGATCCCAAGAGATGGCAATACCATTGGTAATAATGGCCATAGTGATCGCTATTTGAACGACCACTAATATTGCGCTAAAGCGCTGGCGTTTTAGAGCACGGAATATAGGACCGATATTAAGCAACAAATTCATTTTGTATTGCCCTTATTATTGCTTGAGTTGCATAGCGGGAACAGGGCGACATGCAGTATAAACCGGGACTAAACCGGCTATAACTGTGCCCACTACAGCAAGTAGTATGACGCCTATAGTGATCGACACGTTTAATTCAATGAGCTGTCCGTAACCCGCATAAAGAGATGCCACTCCGCTTAGGCCTACTATGGCCAGCATCACTCCTAAAATGCCCCCACAAAGACCGACAATTATCACTTCAAGAGAATATTGCATAATGATTTGACCAAAATTGGCACCTAACGCACGACGTAACCCTATTTCATTGTGCTTGGTATGTAGCTTCGCGCTGAGTAAACTTGCAGCATTAATCAAACAGACCAATAAGAACATCACTGATAACCAAAACATGATTTGTATGTCTTGTTTAACCACTTGCTTGTAATCCAGCCATTGATGAACGTTTAGTAAGCGATTGTTCATTGGACGAGGGAAGCGGCCTAACGCTTTTTGCTGTTCTACATAGTGAGTAAGATAATCATTGAATTGTGCTTTTTCTTGAGCGTTATCTAGTTCAACCCAGAGCTGAAAATTTGTGCACTCTGAATGCAAAAATACCTCATAGTGCTCACTTTCCACAGGCTTCCAGCAATTGGTTATGCCGCCGTGGGGTAATTCAAAAATGGCCTTTAAACCAAAAGGTAAGTACATCTCTTCTGGATCGCTAAATGCGCCATAAGACAGATCATAAAACTTCGGCGACAGGTGCCAGTCGTTTAGTACGCCGACCACGGTAAATGTGGCGCCCAACATGGTTAACGTTTGGCCAACGGAGTTTGCACCATTAAAAACTTGTTGATTGATTTCTTTACTTAAGACAACCACGTAATCATTATTTTGCTCTGCGGTTTCATCCCAACCAGCCCCAAACAAAAAAGGCACATCAAACATGGGAAAAAAGTCTTTGCCGGTGACGCGCATTAAAGCCAGAAAAGGCGTTAACCCTTGTTCGGCAGGATTAACCATACCCCATGTAATAGCACTGGCAACCTGACGTTTTGCTTGTTTGGCTTGCACGATATTTTGTGCATCGGTCCAGGTGACAAACTCAGGTGGCAAATCTGGTGATACGGCAGCTTGATTCGGATCCCAGTTGTCTAGTTGTACACGAAATAACTGCTCACTTTTATGCGCAATTGGATTAGACGACATACTATGTAAAAGGGTTAATACAATAGTGCAGGCGGCAATGCCTAACGCAACCGTGAGTATGGTAAGTGAACTATGAACTTTGGCTTGCAGAATACTGTTTAGGGCCAGCCTGCAATAATATCTAAACACGTGGAGTGCTAAGTTCTTGTGGTTGCATACCGTTCGTTGAGGTACTTCTGTCAGACACTTTCCCGTCGCGCACAATAATCTGTCGCTGAGCTAGTTTGGCTAGAGCCTGATCGTGCGTAACCATGATAATCGTAGTGCCATTTTGATTGATTTCCTGCAAGAGTCCCATAACACTTTTGGCCATATCGCTGTCCAGATTACCGGTTGGTTCATCGGCTAATAAAAAGCGTGGTGAGCCTGCAAGTGCTCTAGCAATAGCGACGCGTTGTTGTTGGCCACCTGATAGCTGTGCAGGAAAATGCTTTAACCGCTTACCTAACCCAACTCGTTCTAGACTTTGTAATATGCGTTCTTTGCGCTGGGCGGCATTAAATCCTCTGTATCGCAGCGGTACATCTACATTATCAAATAAATTCAAATCGGGAATAAGATTAAAGCTCTGGAATATGAATCCTATTTTTTCATTACGTAACTGACTACGTTGTTTATCGTTTAGACCTTTTATATCTTGTCCGTCTAAGGTGTATTGTCCACTATCAAATGTTTCAAGCAGGCCTGCAACATTCAAAAAAGTCGTTTTACCTGAGCCTGATGTCCCAGTAACGGCTAGAAATTCCCCTTCATCCACTTGCAACGTAAAGTCCTTTAGGGCGTGGGTTTGTACCACATCAGTAGTAAAGACTTTACCAATATTATTCATTGCTAACATACTTCACCTTATTCTTATCGTTCTATTAAAGTGCACGGCTCTAACTGCGTCGTTTAGCGAGCTAGCAACACGGTTTCTGCTCCCTTGAGTGAATCAGTGGATGAGATGATCACTTGATCACCATTTTCTAGGCCTGCCAGTATTTCAACTTCACTCAAGCTACGCGCACCTATCGTAATCGGTTGACGTATTGCCATGTCATTTTTCACCACGTAGGCAAAGCGTCCATTGTCGCTTTGTAAAAACTGACCTCGGGCAAGAGTCAGTACCGCGCGTTTATTTTCCATCAATATGCGGGTACTTAAACGCTGGTTTTGCCTTAAGCCTTTAGGTTGAACAAATGTATTGCCTTGGTCATCTTGTTTAGCAAAACGAACTCGACCGGTCACTTGATTATTTTCGATTTCAGGAGAAATAGTGACCAGAACAGCGGGGTATTGCTGTCCATTTAAACTGACTTGTGCGTCCATACCAATTGCAAGATCGTCAGCATAGCTTTCGGGTATATCTACTTCTAACTCAAATTCTGATAGGTCAACCACACTCAATATAGGTTGGTTTTTACTGACTTGATTTTTTTGCTGTACTGCGAGATTACCGACAATGCCATTGACTGGGGAGCGAAGTTGAAGTTGATCAACTTGTCGTTTTGTCTCTGCCACTTGCAGTGCTTGGCGCTCTATCATCAGCTGTTGTGTTTTCAGTTCGAAATCGAGACTTTCTTTATCAAGATTCGCATCCAGTACTGCATGTTTGTATACCAATTGAGCATTTTTAAGATCATCTTGTGCCTTTTCAAAATCAATTTCGCTAATGGCATGCGTGGTATAGGCACTGTCAGCCCGCCGCTTTTCACGCTCAGCGGCAATAGTCGCAATTTGGGATAAATCGGCTGCTTTTTGTTTTTCAAGGGCCAATTTTTTACCTTGTATACGTTGTCTATCTAACTCTAATTTGTTGCGCTGTAGGTTTGATTCCTCTTGCTTGAGTTGATTGGTCAACTCAGGGCTATCGATATGGGCTAATACTTGACCTTTAACGACCTTGTCTCCGGCGTCGACTAAGAAGGTGATTGTGCCTTGTGCAGGGCTATATAGGCGTGGACTAACTGCCGCCACAACGCGACCTTGAACGGATAAGTCACGCACAAAATCTTTTTCGGTCACTGAGGCGATACGCACGTTTTGCATAGACAAACTGGTATCTGCCGATGACCATCTAGCAAATGAGTCTTGAAATATAATGAATAGCCCAGTCAGAATTAACGCGATTAATAAGACTATCCACAGATACTTTTTAGACGATGATTTTTCGAGCTCGGTGTCTTGAGAACTGGTATCGGTAATATTCAATAGTGATCCTTGAGACATTTGTCATAGGCGAGTACATTTAAGTGAAGTATCGGACCCTCAACGTCTTGTTAACTAAGGGTAAATTAATTGCGCCTGAGTGTCTACTTTACAGTTGAACATTTACTTACATTTACATTAAAAAAGGTTCAAAAGCTATCATGTTAACCCTAAGACCCACGTGCGAACATTGTAATAAAGCCTTACTACCCGCGGCCGAAGACGCGATGATCTGTAGTTTTGAATGTACTTTTTGTGAGGTATGCGTAGCGCAAATTTTATCGAATGTATGTCCAAATTGTGCAGGTGGATTTACCTATAGACCGATCAGACCTCAGAGAAACTATGTTAATCACAATTGCTTGGAAGATTATCCAGCTAGTAAGGATGTCGTGCATAAACCAGTCGATTTGAAAAAACATAAACTTTTGCTAAGTATGCTCAAAGGGTTGAGCCCCTATGCGCGATAAGCTTTGCTAGGTATTGATAAATTTCGATGATGCTTGTGTATAAGATGTTAAATAGATAACGTCTCATTAACCAAATTCAAAGGAATATGTTGTGATGCAAGCACAGCCGAAAAAACACTACTCGACTTGTACTCTATGTGAAGCCATGTGTGGTATCGAAGTGACCATACAAGACCGAGAAATTTTATCGATTGCTGGGGATAAAAAGAATCCTCTTAGTGAAGGCCATGTCTGTCCTAAAGCGGCTGCGATGAAAGACTTATATGACGACCCTCAGCGACTCCGTCAACCTATGCGCAAAACGGCCAGTGGCTTTGAACCTATCAGTTGGGATGAAGCGCTTGATACTGTTGCTACTCGTTTACAC
This genomic window contains:
- a CDS encoding ATP-binding protein, which encodes MPGLHRIILINCHLPGFVELDVSGHSNICGTNASGKTTLQRLIPVFYGELPSKVVPKTRKKFDEFYLPHANSYLIYEYQREDGQECQVVLTRKGSDGVQYRFIGAAYHSEQILIGMENGEAQAMMPDQWIKQLRQLQIDFSHKIQATSEFRGIIQNDASVGGGSGRENTKLRQLASRYSLVSSKHRIRHMEKLVSAVHAKEGKMDTLRTMLAAIFEEDGLIQPTTTVKNNKAREWITQMRQTMRLQSMQGDYEKIQGQTEQLNIVEQQLLLLKPLLENDLQTLTTEKADGQEQRNTFKTQQRAEKDIFEKGEGELNSRISETSEQLAAKSSRLDHLQQQYEKYQDSDIEQLQKDMDALPLKREEYEQILEQYNLLIEQHKDLQSQLEQQKFKLSESLERLSRKNQVSVKVIRQQKENARQTHHDKETDLRGQFEQRKEQQAQEFEQQLMDVERSIVRQEHQAKHASATEQEVENGALADKRLELAQRAWQQSSSAKKQAETIYQQCQHKRDDADKNLHRARLATRQGKDHLQQLHKQLSPEQDSLRQFLRDNKPGWEHSIGKLIVEPLLERKDLSPELIAAHSNEYANNLLGVQLDMSVIDAPAYAQDETALRVALEHATKHLLGAEKHQKQAESELDQLHQESEIQREMVAECNRAFEQAEQEVSYAQSAKQRFADELKIALEKRRKQAQHALQTLLHEKQQIVEQKTAAIALLKSDYDEQLLEFKSGWQDELANLDEQIEELEKQVEQKRQQNRDQIKQLEDAFNQELANKDIDPNTLKNLKKQIETLKSHIQLVTSRREELNEYKTFMQSDWLKQRPLLLEQEADLKALSQQLAQQQTTLQRQYQNKRAELNQALSVIEKRLTACGSLVAEIEPMVRQLANIVFSFKANDDHEINVGDQAERISRCTEALESRSRGEKKLKEALTEFEANLGKDAGKDFLDTMLQAFAVLDEDANVRDRLPILQRLLSILASRQRQIVEQGETIGGDLNKFFTVFSDINRKISLQSKRLTDEVSDDLTLDGIARSEVKIISTVDELNFWTPLKRFAQQYDNWNKSDAFLPSEAYLDTLADVVEVLPNDANYSIESLLRLELHLNEGGSDLVIKNDRQLLESSSHGMAYLILCKFLLAFTRLLRNEANIDIHWPIDEIGTLAYHNVEKLFTACDANHIHILGAFPNPESDVLMLFKHRYLIDKQRQRLEKIEPKLSRIAERLQQNTNTTHDKSQVTV
- a CDS encoding NADPH:quinone reductase, encoding MKTIQAQYHGDQLQLNQCADLLVSDQEILISVKTAGINPVDTYIVAGANGYTATFPHTPGMNAAGEIIALGTNVSGFKVGQRVYCSGSITGTCAELVLASPSQVFPLPDALSFEQGACLGTPYATAWRALFVRANCQASETVFIHGASGGVGLAALQLAKAAGCKVFASASSKQGRALLKQQGADLVVNHHDPKHYQVLQEAGAIDVILEMLANQNLGDDLPLLALGGRVVVIGSRGSVEINPRDLMSKDACIMGMAMAHASPTQLTKIHAALFAGAEAGFVKPVIAKRFVLADTAAAHVAVMESGAMGNIVINV
- a CDS encoding ABC transporter permease, coding for MNLLLNIGPIFRALKRQRFSAILVVVQIAITMAIITNGIAISWDRYLHIERSSGIDEQNTFFMTSSGFTQDFNPRASIERDLALIRSTQGVIDGVQANSFPLSDSGNWYEIQTTPKNDAQLVPAASYKFDEHGINTFGLKLVAGDNFNQQDTLWLNEADSQWPSHVLLSKATAMALFGDNQWQIAVGKTIYVNQNTPIIVKGIVEKLHAPWVDWPHVEQTIISPARVTHNSARYVIRTQPGRLNEIMQTLPATLAKENTQRVIRKVKSIQQAKDEIYAADIATVSILLIVIVVLAFVTAMGVAGLASFNIDKRRQQIGIRRALGASKRQILQHFMLENALLCTMGASLGTLLTLALNIFLVNAYALTPLPLYYLPLGVIILLVISQLAVIKPACRAMSISPAMATRSI
- a CDS encoding ABC transporter permease, with product MFRYYCRLALNSILQAKVHSSLTILTVALGIAACTIVLTLLHSMSSNPIAHKSEQLFRVQLDNWDPNQAAVSPDLPPEFVTWTDAQNIVQAKQAKRQVASAITWGMVNPAEQGLTPFLALMRVTGKDFFPMFDVPFLFGAGWDETAEQNNDYVVVLSKEINQQVFNGANSVGQTLTMLGATFTVVGVLNDWHLSPKFYDLSYGAFSDPEEMYLPFGLKAIFELPHGGITNCWKPVESEHYEVFLHSECTNFQLWVELDNAQEKAQFNDYLTHYVEQQKALGRFPRPMNNRLLNVHQWLDYKQVVKQDIQIMFWLSVMFLLVCLINAASLLSAKLHTKHNEIGLRRALGANFGQIIMQYSLEVIIVGLCGGILGVMLAIVGLSGVASLYAGYGQLIELNVSITIGVILLAVVGTVIAGLVPVYTACRPVPAMQLKQ
- a CDS encoding ABC transporter ATP-binding protein, which codes for MLAMNNIGKVFTTDVVQTHALKDFTLQVDEGEFLAVTGTSGSGKTTFLNVAGLLETFDSGQYTLDGQDIKGLNDKQRSQLRNEKIGFIFQSFNLIPDLNLFDNVDVPLRYRGFNAAQRKERILQSLERVGLGKRLKHFPAQLSGGQQQRVAIARALAGSPRFLLADEPTGNLDSDMAKSVMGLLQEINQNGTTIIMVTHDQALAKLAQRQIIVRDGKVSDRSTSTNGMQPQELSTPRV
- a CDS encoding efflux RND transporter periplasmic adaptor subunit, with translation MNITDTSSQDTELEKSSSKKYLWIVLLIALILTGLFIIFQDSFARWSSADTSLSMQNVRIASVTEKDFVRDLSVQGRVVAAVSPRLYSPAQGTITFLVDAGDKVVKGQVLAHIDSPELTNQLKQEESNLQRNKLELDRQRIQGKKLALEKQKAADLSQIATIAAEREKRRADSAYTTHAISEIDFEKAQDDLKNAQLVYKHAVLDANLDKESLDFELKTQQLMIERQALQVAETKRQVDQLQLRSPVNGIVGNLAVQQKNQVSKNQPILSVVDLSEFELEVDIPESYADDLAIGMDAQVSLNGQQYPAVLVTISPEIENNQVTGRVRFAKQDDQGNTFVQPKGLRQNQRLSTRILMENKRAVLTLARGQFLQSDNGRFAYVVKNDMAIRQPITIGARSLSEVEILAGLENGDQVIISSTDSLKGAETVLLAR
- a CDS encoding DUF1272 domain-containing protein, which translates into the protein MLTLRPTCEHCNKALLPAAEDAMICSFECTFCEVCVAQILSNVCPNCAGGFTYRPIRPQRNYVNHNCLEDYPASKDVVHKPVDLKKHKLLLSMLKGLSPYAR